One window of Trichomycterus rosablanca isolate fTriRos1 chromosome 2, fTriRos1.hap1, whole genome shotgun sequence genomic DNA carries:
- the LOC134309276 gene encoding interferon-induced very large GTPase 1-like, which produces MKQLLTRLNLLENWTLKIKTLDVLQLNAISIHCQEPCEEKDLVQTFLQRLLMMDYRARYITTKQENTTLDPLSADTDEEVDVFAELVCQKASSFDGKSVKNPIHPMDLQMEVFHCSDNFLKQLIVTKLSQCRYALPLLVPNPLTRKLEFPLWTFRQIIKSWKTTDTSGTKISKTQHVYEAETPMVAFFRLGDVSFSKSQLINSLINEKHQTFFHRHCQGSIKNRLLMDGVVEIAWYCPSGKETDHFTDCVAFCNLHGDANTSEEQLDILTEMSSVNVLLSDPKNERNKEMLQKLVKDPKPLICLISEDESGVSKIKNGKYRIGLKDRNQSDISENLRTTITECLSKSSSNFKLKDLNKNNDITTDEDDPECRKGKEAALEIIKLLEGKEISTLKETHLPCQGKLWHEWCQINKDSHRLQGNNLEMQKSEKQTQMKQIREQQQEIGQSDLMKLIVSSLNSLSENEKLFFSKWLEILLDKQTSDDLSDLHHKYNETWTKVLNLKKKRDKSGNMKAEQTELEEISKKLNAATFGLEHIFREMGQIYESNMFIQASKKTFKENYISSFPKLAAELINSGLPMELMDGDAAHVPLIWVSAVLDELIKKLGDQRVFVLSVLGIQSTGKSTMLNAMFGLQFAVSAGRCTRGAFMQLVRVSEKMKEQLKFDYVLIVDTEGLQTLELAGKSIRHHDNELATFVVGLGNLTLINIFGENPAEMQEILQIVVQAFLRMKKVKLGPSCIFVHQNVSDITAGEKNMEGRRRLQEKLDEMTELAAKEEDSEAECFSDVIAFNVQDDVQYFAQLWEGSPPMAPPNPSYSENVQKLKRAIFAKAHSMKLSEFKSRISDLWKALLNENFVFSFKNTLEIAVYRKLETEFGKWTWSLRSAMLEHEEKLHNTIKNRKLQKIEDKDLYDHMKKTKKEVEKSMKCYFEKDKDKDILIQWKVRCENKIKQLLEDLVKNAKTNLNDLLQQQKAREAFDYKKTEYDEKLFNMSKALALKLKSTETDERVLRQEFDELWNKWHTDQIQDTPVEKPFDFWEDVIQILSEVNEQAAVYERISQEDYTKIDGLGDYSCYILNKHEDTKTTIKLILAEPVKSLFTQDEIKLFEVHESVRNLTLIAIHESGKLIKKLCSKVAGLGYKNSYIQEITDQVKHRVVQSNSENKEIKLKKEFTLDLCLHTCQLANPEFIKIHQQFRDENDVKFYLEKQKPQYYNIFHNYYRGATTTTVFGELVYNNLVPAILEAAYNKTAIDLSTQMRSDMPEFNGNRSQLEKHILKSLAEQENFQKYMEYVQHPKKHFEQFITDSVNKYITGNNSEVLDLFKGNLKHKEQKVMNAVNITTEEVKKSSGDADMWLKSLKNLLTDELSFKEITCTDLEEITDLDFLQQVVCEGLTKMMSKQHKSFNSVTDINMEKFSKKPDEILIEHLCQCCWAQCPFCKAICTNTMENHDGDHSVPFHRVDGIKGRYYKSVKNLSTDFCTVAVQSDKCFYPSHDIDRPINYKSYRTAGGEYAEWSITPDNSELPYWKWFVCRFQTDLEQHYGKSFQGFSEIPTKWREYTKTQAVESLDEYI; this is translated from the coding sequence atgaagcaACTTTTAACCAGACTTAATCTTTTGGAAAATTGgacactaaaaataaaaactttggaTGTTCTTCAATTGAATGCTATTTCAATACATTGCCAAGAACCGTGTGAAGAAAAAGATCTGGTTCAAACCTTCCTACAAAGGTTGTTAATGATGGATTACAGAGCAAGATACATCACCACCAAACAAGAGAATACCACTTTAGACCCTCTCTCTGCAGATACAGATGAAGAAGTTGATGTATTTGCTGAGCTTGTTTGCCAAAAAGCTTCATCTTTTGATggtaaaagtgtaaaaaatccTATCCATCCCATGGATCTTCAGATGGAGGTGTTCCACTGTTCAGACAATTTCCTGAAGCAACTAATAGTGACTAAACTTTCTCAGTGTCGGTATGCGCTGCCTCTACTGGTGCCAAATCCATTAACGAGAAAGCTCGAGTTTCCTCTGTGGACATTTCGCCAAATTATTAAAAGTTGGAAAACCACTGACACTTCTGGTACCAAGATCAGTAAAACCCAGCATGTTTATGAAGCAGAAACTCCAATGGTGGCGTTCTTCAGGTTAGGGGACGTGTCCTTTTCCAAGTCTCAGCTGATAAACAGCTTGATCAATGAGAAGCATCAGACGTTCTTCCACAGACACTGTCAAGGCAGCATTAAAAACCGTCTACTGATGGATGGAGTTGTGGAGATTGCTTGGTACTGTCCATCTGGAAAGGAAACGGATCATTTTACTGACTGTGTTGCTTTCTGTAATCTACATGGTGATGCAAACACCAGTGAAGAACAACTGGATATTCTGACTGAAATGTCATCTGTAAATGTTCTTTTATCTGATcctaaaaatgaaagaaataaggAGATGCTACAGAAGCTTGTAAAAGACCCCAAACCACTCATCTGTCTCATTTCTGAGGATGAATCAGGTGTCAGTAAGATTAAGAATGGAAAATATAGAATTGGTCTAAAAGACAGAAATCAGTCAGATATATCTGAGAACCTCAGAACAACCATCACTGAGTGTCTGTCCAAGTCATCTTCAAACTTCAAACTTAAggatttaaacaaaaacaatgatATCACAACAGATGAAGATGATCCTGAATGCAGGAAAGGAAAAGAAGCTGCACTAGAGATAATAAAACTACTGGAGGGTAAGGAAATATCCACATTAAAGGAAACACACCTGCCCTGTCAAGGGAAGCTCTGGCATGAGTGGTGTCAGATAAACAAAGACTCGCATCGACTTCAAGGAAACAATTTAGAAATGCAAAAGagtgaaaaacaaacacaaatgaaacaaatcCGTGAACAGCAACAAGAAATTGGACAATCAGACCTTATGAAACTAATTGTTTCCTCACTGAATTCTCTatcagaaaatgaaaaattGTTTTTTAGTAAATGGCTTGAGATTCTACTGGACAAACAAACCTCAGATGATCTTTCAGATCTTCATCACAAGTACAATGAAACATGGACAAAGGTTTTAAACCTCAAAAAGAAACGTGATAAATCAGGAAATATGAAGGCTGAGCAAACAGAACTTGAAGAGATATCTAAAAAATTGAATGCAGCTACATTTGGTCTGGAACACATCTTCAGAGAGATGGGTCAGATATATGAGTCAAATATGTTCATACAAGCAAGTAAGAAAACctttaaagaaaattatatcTCTTCTTTTCCTAAACTTGCTGCAGAACTCATAAACTCTGGTCTTCCAATGGAGTTGATGGATGGTGATGCTGCTCATGTTCCTCTGATCTGGGTTTCAGCAGTTCTAGATGAACTCATTAAGAAACTGGGAGACCAGAGAGTCTTTGTGCTGTCAGTTCTAGGGATTCAGAGCACAGGGAAATCCACCATGCTGAATGCCATGTTTGGACTCCAGTTTGCTGTCAGTGCTGGAAGGTGCACCAGAGGAGCCTTCATGCAGCTGGTCAGAGTATCAGAGAAGATGAAGGAGCAGCTGAAGTTTGACTACGTTCTTATTGTAGATACAGAAGGGCTTCAAACACTTGAACTTGCAGGAAAATCCATTCGTCATCATGATAATGAACTTGCAACATTTGTTGTAGGTCTTGGAAATCTGACCTTGATCAACATATTTGGTGAGAACCCTGCTGAGATGCAGGAGATTCTTCAGATTGTTGTTCAGGCCTTCCTGAGAATGAAGAAGGTCAAACTGGGACCAAGCTGTATATTTGTCCATCAGAATGTAAGTGACATCACTGCTGGAGAGAAGAACATGGAGGGCAGGAGACGTCTCCAGGAAAAACTGGATGAAATGACAGAATTAGCTGCTAAAGAGGAAGACAGTGAAGCTGAGTGCTTCAGTGATGTTATTGCTTTCAATGTACAAGATGATGTTCAGTATTTTGCACAGCTCTGGGAGGGCAGCCCACCAATGGCTCCACCAAACCCCTCATACAGTGAAAATGTCCAGAAGCTAAAGAGAGCTATTTTTGCAAAAGCCCATAGTATGAAGCTCTCAGAGTTTAAATCACGCATCAGTGATCTGTGGAAGGCTCTACTGAACGAGAACTTTGTTTTTAGCTTCAAAAACACACTGGAGATTGCAGTCTACAGGAAACTagaaactgagtttggaaaatggACCTGGTCCCTCAGAAGTGCCATGTTagaacatgaagaaaaactgcacaacacaattaaaaacagaaaactgCAAAAGATTGAGGACAAAGACCTTTATGATCACATGAAGAAGACCAAAAAAGAAGTGGAGAAATCAATGAAGTGTTACTTTGAAAAGGACAAGGACAAAGACATTTTAATTCAATGGAAAGTGAGATgtgaaaacaaaattaaacaacttCTTGAGGATcttgttaaaaatgcaaaaacaaacctGAATGATTTACTTCAACAGCAAAAAGCTCGAGAAGCTTTTGATTACAAAAAGACAGAGTATGATGAAAAGCTCTTCAATATGAGTAAAGCACTTGCTCTAAAACTAAAAAGCACAGAAACTGATGAACGAGTCCTTAGACAGGAGTTTGATGAATTGTGGAACAAATGGCATACTGATCAGATCCAAGACACACCTGTAGAGAAACCTTTTGATTTTTGGGAGGATGTGATACAGATTCTGTCTGAAGTCAATGAACAAGCTGCTGTGTATGAGCGAATATCTCAGGAAGATTACACAAAGATAGATGGACTGGGAGATTATTCatgttacattttaaacaagcaTGAAGACACAAAGACAACAATTAAACTTATATTGGCTGAACCAGTTAAGTCTTTATTTACACAAGATGAAATAAAACTGTTTGAAGTCCATGAGTCAGTTAGAAATCTGACCCTAATTGCCATCCATGAATCTGGAAAATTAATTAAGAAGCTCTGCAGCAAAGTTGCAGGACTTGGGTACAAGAACAGCTACATTCAGGAAATAACTGACCAGGTCAAACACAGAGTTGTTCAATCTAACAGTGAGAACAAGGAAATAAAGCTGAAGAAGGAATTCACTCTGGATCTCTGTCTTCATACCTGTCAACTTGCAAATCCTGAATTCATTAAGATCCACCAACAGTTCAGAGATGAAAATGATGTAAAATTTTATCTAGAAAAGCAGAAACCACAATATTACAACATTTTTCATAACTACTACAGAGGAGCAACAACCACAACAGTATTTGGTGAACTTGTCTACAACAATCTTGTACCGGCCATCCTGGAAGCAGCCTACAATAAAACTGCTATTGATCTGTCAACACAGATGAGATCAGACATGCCAGAATTTAATGGTAACAGGTCACAGCTTGAGAAACACATCCTGAAATCTCTGGCAGAGCAGGAGAACTTTCAGAAGTACATGGAGTACGTCCAACATCCCAAGAAACACTTTGAACAGTTTATTACAGACAGTGTTAATAAATACATCACTGGAAATAACAGTGAGGTTCTGGATCTTTTTAAAGGAAATCTGAAACACAAAGAGCAGAAAGTGATGAACGCTGTGAACATCACAACTGAAGAAGTGAAGAAGAGCAGTGGTGATGCAGACATGTGGCTGAAAAGTTTGAAGAATTTACTAACAGATGAGCTGAGCTTTAAAGAAATAACCTGCACTGATCTGGAGGAAATTACAGATTTAGATTTTCTTCAACAGGTTGTATGTGAAGGTCTCACAAAGATGAtgtcaaaacaacataaaagctTCAACAGTGTAACAGACATCAACATGGAAAAGTTTAGTAAGAAACCAGATGAGATTCTGATTGAACATCTCTGTCAGTGCTGCTGGGCTCAGTGTCCATTCTGTAAAGCCATCTGCACCAACACAATGGAGAATCATGATGGAGATCACAGCGTCCCCTTCCACAGAGTAGATGGAATCAAAGGTCGTTActacaaaagtgtaaaaaatctCAGTACTGATTTTTGCACTGTAGCAGTACAAAGTGATAAATGTTTTTATCCCAGTCATGACATAGACAGACCGATTAATtacaaatcatacagaacagcAGGAGGAGAATATGCTGAGTGGAGCATCACTCCTGATAATTCAGAGCTCCCATACTGGAAGTGGTTTGTGTGCAGATTCCAAACAGACCTGGAGCAGCACTATGGTAAATCATTCCAAGGATTTAGTGAAATTCCCACTAAATGGAGagaatacacaaaaacacaagctgTTGAGAGTCTGGATGAATACATCTAA
- the LOC134302420 gene encoding interferon-induced very large GTPase 1-like — METLDVLQLTFLSLHCQESGEEKDLVQTFLQRLLMMNYRARYISTKEIHTALDSPSSDTDENKVDVFEELFGKKAESSDGQSVKTPIHPMDLQMAVFHCSDSFLKQLIVTKLSQCQYALPLLVPNPFTEKIEFPLWTFRQIIKSWKTTNTSGTKISKTQHVYEAETPMVAFFRLGDVSFSKSQLMNSLVNEKHQTFFHRHCRGSIKNRLLMDGVVEIAWYCPSGKETDHFTDCVAFCNLHGDAKTSKEQLDILTEMSSVNVVLLSDPNNERNKEMLQKLLKDPKPLICLLSEDQSGVSKIKNGIYRIGLKDRNQSDVSDNLRTTITECLSKSSSVFKLEDLHKNNEISTDEDDPECRKGKEAALEIIKLLEGKEISTLKETHLPCQGKLWYEWCQINKDLHRLQGNNLEMQKSEKQTQMKQIREHQQENRQSAFIKLIVSSLNSLSENEKSFFIKWLEILLDKQTSDDLLDLHHKYNETELEEISKKLNAAMFGLEHIFREIGQIYESDMSIQTSKKTFEEGSISNLPKLAAELIKSGLPMELMDGDAAHVPLIWVSAVLDELIKKLGDQRVFVLSVLGIQSTGKSTMLNAMFGLQFAVSAGRCTRGAFMQLVRVSEEMKEQLKFDYVVIVDTEGLRALELAGKSTRHHDNELATFVVGLGNLTLINIFGENPAEMQEILQIVVQAFLKMKKVKLNPRCMFVHQNVGDITAGEKNMEGKRRLQEKLDEMTKLAAKEEDSEAECFSDVIAFNVQDDVQYFAQLWEGSPPMAPPNPSYSENVQKLKRAIFTNATKSHSMKLSEFKSRISDLWKALLNENFVFSFKNTLEIAVYRKLETEFGKWTWSLRSAMLEHEEELHSKIKNQKLQKIEDKDLYDHMKKTREDVEKSMKCYFKKDKISLIQWKARCEQRIKQLLENLVKNAKTNLNDLLQQQKAREAFDHKKTEYDEKLFNMSKTLALQLKSTETDERVLSQEFDQVWNKWVTDLTQDTPVEEHFDVWEDVIQILSEGNEQAAVYERRSQENYTKMQSLGDYSWYILKKSKLKQGFDYVRSVFTQDEMSPFEVQESVRDLINNVIQESEDLVKNICSKITGLGYKNSYIQEITEHVKHRVEKYHSENKKIKLKKEFTLDLCLHVCYLANPKFTKIHQQFRDENDVKLYLEKQKQQYYSVFQNYCRGATTTTVFGELVYNNLVPSILEAAYNKTAIDLTSQMRSDMPEFNGNRSQLEKHVLKSLAEQENFEKYMEYIHHPKKHFEQFITEKVGKYITENNSEVLNLLKGNLKHKEQKVMNAVNITTEEVKKSSGDANMWLRSLNNSLTDLNDITFTNFEEIKDLDLLQQVVCEGLTKTISEKHKSFNSVSDINMEKFRKKPDEILIEHLCQCCWVQCPFCKAVCTNTMKDHDGDHSVTFHRVNGIIGWHYRYTTNFNIDFCTTLVQSDKGFFPGLETEKTFPYKSYRRAGGEYARWSITPDNSELPYWKWFVCRFQTDLEQHYGKTFQGNGMIPSKWIKYTKTQAIESLDEHI; from the exons ATGGAAACTTTAGATGTTCTTCAACTAACTTTTCTTTCATTACATTGCCAAGAGTCTGGTGAAGAAAAAGATCTGGTTCAAACCTTCCTACAAAGGTTGTTAATGATGAATTACAGAGCAAGATACATCAGCACCAAAGAAATACACACTGCTTTAGACTCTCCTTCCTCAGATACAGATGAGAACAAAGTTGATGTATTTGAGGAGCTATTTGGCAAAAAAGCTGAATCTTCTGATGGTCAGAGTGTAAAAACTCCTATCCATCCCATGGATCTTCAGATGGCGGTGTTCCACTGCTCAGACAGTTTCCTGAAGCAACTAATAGTGACTAAACTCTCTCAGTGTCAGTATGCTCTGCCTCTACTGGTGCCAAATCCATTTACTGAAAAGATCGAGTTTCCTCTGTGGACATTTCGCCAAATTATTAAAAGCTGGAAAACCACTAACACTTCTGGTACCAAGATCAGCAAAACCCAGCATGTTTATGAAGCAGAAACTCCAATGGTGGCGTTCTTCAGGTTAGGGGATGTGTCCTTTTCCAAGTCTCAGCTGATGAACAGCTTAGTCAATGAGAAGCATCAGACGTTCTTCCACAGACACTGTCGTGGCAGCATTAAAAACCGTCTACTGATGGATGGAGTTGTGGAGATTGCTTGGTACTGTCCATCTGGAAAGGAAACGGATCATTTTACTGACTGTGTTGCTTTCTGTAATCTACATGGTGATGCAAAAACCAGTAAAGAACAACTGGATATTCTGACTGAAATGTCATCTGTAAATGTTGTTCTTTTGTCTGATCCTAACAATGAAAGAAATAAGGAGATGCTACAGAAGCTTCTGAAAGACCCCAAACCACTCATCTGTCTCCTTTCTGAAGATCAATCAGGTGTCAGTAAGATTAAGAATGGAATATACAGAATTGGTTTAAAAGACAGAAATCAGTCAGACGTATCTGACAACCTCAGAACAACCATCACAGAGTGTCTGTCCAAGTCATCCTCAGTTTTTAAACTTGAGGATTTACACAAAAACAATGAGATCAGCACAGATGAAGATGATCCTGAATGCAGGAAAGGAAAAGAAGCAGCACTAGAGATAATAAAACTACTGGAGGGGAAGGAAATATCCACATTAAAGGAAACACATCTGCCCTGTCAAGGGaagctctggtatgagtggtgtcAGATAAACAAAGACTTACATCGACTTCAAGGAAACAATTTAGAAATGCAAAAGagtgaaaaacaaacacaaatgaaacaaatcCGTGAACACCAACAAGAAAATAGACAATCAGCATTTATAAAACTAATTGTTTCCTCACTGAATTCTCTatcagaaaatgaaaaatcattttttattaaatggctTGAGATTCTACTGGACAAACAAACCTCAGATGATCTTTTAGATCTTCATCACAAGTACAATGAAAC AGAACTTGAAGAAATATCTAAAAAACTAAATGCAGCAATGTTTGGTTTGGAACACATCTTCAGAGAGATAGGTCAGATATATGAATCAGATATGTCTATACAAACAAGTAAGAAAACATTTGAGGAAGGAAGCATCTCTAATCTTCCCAAACTTGCTGCAGAACTCATAAAATCTGGTCTTCCAATGGAGCTGATGGATGGTGATGCTGCTCATGTTCCTCTGATTTGGGTTTCTGCAGTTCTGGATGAACTCATAAAGAAACTGGGAGACCAGAGAGTCTTTGTGCTGTCAGTTCTAGGGATTCAGAGCACAGGAAAATCCACCATGCTGAATGCCATGTTTGGACTCCAGTTTGCTGTCAGTGCTGGAAGGTGCACCCGAGGAGCCTTCATGCAGCTGGTCAGAGTATCAGAGGAGATGAAGGAGCAGCTGAAGTTTGACTATGTTGTTATTGTCGATACTGAAGGGCTTCGAGCACTTGAGCTTGCAGGAAAATCCACTCGTCATCATGATAATGAACTTGCAACATTTGTTGTAGGTCTTGGAAATCTGACTTTGATCAACATATTTGGTGAGAACCCTGCTGAGATGCAGGAGATTCTTCAGATTGTTGTTCAGGCCTTCCTGAAAATGAAGAAGGTCAAACTAAATCCCAGATGTATGTTTGTCCATCAGAATGTTGGTGACATCACTGCTGGAGAGAAGAACATGGAGGGTAAAAGACGTCTACAGGAAAAACTGGATGAAATGACAAAATTAGCTGCTAAAGAGGAAGACAGTGAAGCTGAGTGCTTCAGTGATGTTATTGCTTTCAATGTACAAGATGATGTTCAGTATTTTGCACAGCTCTGGGAGGGCAGTCCACCAATGGCTCCACCAAACCCCTCATACAGTGAAAATGTTCAGAAGCTAAAGAGAGCTATTTTCACAAATGCTACCAAGTCTCATAGTATGAAACTCTCAGAGTTTAAATCACGCATCAGTGATCTGTGGAAAGCTCTACTGAACGAgaactttgtttttagttttaaaaacaCACTGGAGATTGCAGTCTACAGGAAACTagaaactgagtttggaaaatggACCTGGTCCCTCAGGAGTGCCATGTTAGAACATGAAGAAGAACTGCACAGCAAAATCAAAAACCAAAAACTGCAAAAGATTGAGGACAAAGATCTTTATGATCACATGAAGAAGACCAGAGAAGACGTGGAGAAATCAATGAAATGCTATTTTAAAAAGGACAAGATAAGTTTAATTCAGTGGAAAGCTAGATGTGAACAGAGAATTAAACAACTTCTTGAAAATCTtgtcaaaaatgcaaaaacaaacctGAATGATTTACTTCAACAGCAAAAAGCTCGAGAAGCTTTTGATCACAAAAAGACAGAGTATGATGAAAAGCTCTTCAATATGAGTAAAACACTTGCTCTACAACTAAAAAGCACAGAAACTGATGAACGAGTCCTCAGTCAGGAATTTGATCAAGTGTGGAACAAATGGGTCACTGATCTGACACAAGACACACCTGTAGAGGAACATTTTGATGTTTGGGAGGATGTGATACAGATTCTATCTGAAGGTAATGAACAAGCTGCTGTGTATGAGCGAAGATCTCAGGAAAATTACACAAAGATGCAAAGCCTGGGTGATTATTCATGGTACATTTTAAAGAAATCAAAGCTAAAGCAAGGTTTTGATTATGTTAGGTCTGTATTTACACAAGATGAAATGAGTCCTTTTGAAGTTCAGGAGTCAGTGAGGGACCTAATCAACAATGTCATCCAAGAATCTGAGGATTTAGTCAAGAATATCTGCAGCAAAATTACAGGCCTGGGGTACAAGAACAGCTACATTCAGGAAATAACAGAACATGTCAAACACAGAGTTGAGAAATATCACAGTGAGAACAAGAAAATAAAGCTAAAGAAGGAATTCACTCTGGATCTCTGTCTTCATGTGTGTTACCTTGCAAATCCCAAATTCACCAAGATCCACCAACAGTTCAGAGATGAAAATGATGTAAAATTGTACCTGgaaaaacagaaacaacaatatTACAGCGTCTTCCAAAACTACTGCAGAGGAGCAACAACCACAACAGTATTTGGTGAACTTGTCTACAACAATCTTGTACCATCCATCCTGGAAGCAGCCTACAATAAAACTGCTATTGATCTGACATCACAGATGAGATCAGACATGCCAGAATTTAATGGTAACAGGTCACAGCTTGAGAAACATGTCCTGAAATCTCTAGCAGAGCAGGAGAACTTTGAGAAGTACATGGAGTACATCCACCATCCCAAGAAACACTTTGAACAGTTTATTACAGAAAAGGTTGGTAAATacatcactgaaaataacagcGAGGTTCTGAATCTTCTCAAAGGAAACCTGAAACACAAAGAGCAGAAAGTGATGAACGCTGTGAACATCACAACTGAAGAAGTGAAGAAGAGCAGTGGTGATGCAAACATGTGGCTGAGAAGTTTGAACAATTCACTAACAGACTTAAACGATATTACTTTTACTAATTTCGAGGAAATTAAAGATTTAGATTTACTTCAGCAGGTTGTGTGTGAAGGTCTCACAAAGACAATATCAGAAAAACATAAAAGCTTTAACAGTGTATCAGACATCAACATGGAGAAGTTCAGGAAGAAACCAGATGAGATTCTGATTGAACATCTCTGTCAGTGCTGCTGGGTTCAGTGTCCATTCTGTAAAGCCGTCTGCACCAACACAATGAAGGATCATGATGGAGATCACAGTGTCACCTTCCACAGAGTAAATGGAATAATAGGATGGCACTACAGATACACAACAAATTTCAATATTGATTTCTGCACAACTCTAGTACAAAGTGATAAAGGCTTCTTCCCAGGTCTTGAAACAGAAAAAACATTCCCTTACAAATCATATAGAAGAGCAGGAGGAGAATATGCTAGGTGGAGCATCACACCTGATAATTCAGAGCTCCCATACTGGAAGTGGTTTGTGTGCAGATTCCAAACAGACCTGGAGCAGCACTATGGAAAAACATTCCAGGGAAACGGAATGATTCCCTCTAAATggataaaatacacaaaaacacaagctATAGAGAGTCTGGATGAACACATTTAA